One region of Duncaniella freteri genomic DNA includes:
- a CDS encoding UxaA family hydrolase, protein MKDFLKINSADNVAVAINPLAKGTVVTVDGAGDVTLVSDIPAGHKFALRDIAEGENVIKYGFPIGHARHAVSKGQFLDHNDIKTNLEGQLDYSDISIKNHDCPAPGTALNGKEATFRGYVRPDGQVGIRNEIWVLPTVGCVNGIIKQIVDRVNAETKAEGVDGIFAFPHNYGCSQLGDDHENTKKILRDMVHHPNAGGILVVGLGCENNQPKVFEEFCGEYDRERVKFMVCQDIEGDEVEAGVKMLTDLYEKARKYERTEVPASKLRIGLKCGGSDGFSGITANPLLGEFSDWLCDVEGGTTVLTEVPEMFGAETILMERCANDKLLGETVSLINNFKEYFLSHGEPVGENPSPGNKAGGISTLEEKALGCTQKSGKSPVFGVMEYGERISEHGLNLLSAPGNDLVASTALAAAGCQMVLFTTGRGTPFGTFVPTMKVSTNSGLAKRKPTWIDFNAGRLVEDQTMDQVLKEFIDYVLSVANGELVNSEKAGIHEISIFKNGVTL, encoded by the coding sequence ATGAAGGATTTCCTTAAAATAAATTCAGCCGACAACGTAGCAGTGGCAATCAATCCCCTTGCAAAGGGGACGGTTGTCACCGTTGACGGTGCCGGGGATGTCACACTTGTGAGCGATATCCCTGCCGGACATAAGTTCGCCCTTAGGGATATTGCCGAGGGAGAGAACGTGATCAAGTACGGTTTCCCCATCGGTCATGCGCGCCATGCCGTATCAAAGGGGCAATTCCTTGACCATAACGATATAAAGACCAATCTTGAGGGTCAGCTCGATTACTCAGACATATCCATTAAGAATCATGACTGCCCGGCACCGGGCACAGCCCTCAATGGCAAGGAAGCCACATTCCGTGGCTATGTGCGCCCTGACGGTCAGGTGGGTATCCGCAATGAGATTTGGGTGCTTCCCACTGTGGGATGTGTCAATGGCATCATCAAGCAGATTGTTGACCGTGTGAACGCCGAGACCAAGGCTGAGGGTGTGGACGGAATTTTTGCGTTCCCCCATAACTACGGCTGCTCCCAGCTCGGAGATGACCATGAGAATACCAAGAAGATACTTCGCGATATGGTGCATCATCCCAATGCAGGAGGAATCCTTGTGGTGGGTCTCGGATGTGAGAACAACCAGCCCAAGGTATTTGAGGAATTCTGTGGGGAGTATGACCGTGAGCGTGTGAAGTTCATGGTGTGTCAGGATATCGAAGGTGATGAGGTAGAGGCAGGAGTGAAGATGCTTACTGACCTTTACGAGAAAGCCCGCAAGTATGAGCGCACCGAAGTGCCGGCATCCAAGCTGCGTATAGGATTGAAGTGCGGTGGATCTGACGGTTTCTCCGGCATCACAGCCAATCCGTTGCTCGGAGAGTTTTCCGACTGGCTTTGCGATGTAGAAGGCGGCACAACAGTGCTCACCGAGGTCCCGGAGATGTTTGGTGCAGAGACCATTCTTATGGAGCGTTGCGCAAATGATAAACTTCTTGGAGAGACAGTCTCGCTCATCAATAACTTCAAAGAGTATTTCCTGTCACATGGTGAGCCTGTAGGGGAGAACCCGTCGCCGGGCAATAAGGCTGGTGGCATCTCTACCCTTGAGGAGAAAGCCCTTGGCTGCACACAGAAGTCGGGAAAGAGCCCTGTGTTCGGTGTCATGGAGTATGGCGAGCGCATCAGTGAGCATGGTCTGAACCTGCTATCAGCCCCTGGCAATGACCTTGTGGCATCCACTGCGCTTGCAGCTGCCGGTTGTCAGATGGTGTTGTTCACCACCGGTCGAGGAACTCCTTTCGGGACATTTGTCCCAACAATGAAGGTCTCAACCAATTCCGGTCTTGCCAAGCGTAAGCCTACTTGGATTGACTTCAATGCCGGACGTCTTGTCGAGGACCAGACTATGGACCAGGTGCTCAAAGAGTTCATAGACTATGTGCTCAGTGTAGCAAATGGCGAGCTTGTCAATTCCGAAAAGGCAGGAATCCATGAGATTTCAATCTTTAAGAACGGTGTGACCCTATAA
- a CDS encoding tagaturonate reductase: MKALNKLTAPKAVAPERIIQFGEGNFLRAFVDWIVKNMNDKTDFNSSVVIVQGTPDAFVMQLLQGQDFLYHVNLQGRLDGEAVNSLDRIDVISRGISPFTQTDAFLALADQPEMRFVISNTTEAGIAYDDTCKLSDRPASSYPGKLTQLLYRRYKTFNGAADKGFIIMPCELIFENGHHLKDIINKYIELWTDDFGADYEGFKNWFNTYNYVCATLVDRIVPGFPRKEINEIQEKLGYKDNVVVQGEAFHLWVIERASNISLEQLRAEFPADRAGLQVLITDSEAPYHERKVTLLNGPHTVLSPVAYLSGVNIVRDACNHPVIGKYIHKVQFDELMQTLNLPMDELQKFGSDVLERFNNPYVDHQVTSIMLNAFPKFQTRDLPGLKVYLERKGELPKGIVLGLAALITYYKGGKREDGAEIAPKDDQRIMDLLTELWATGDTRKVAEGVLAAKDLIWGEEHGDLNTVPGLTDLVTEYLDKIQANGMLETVKEVVEA; encoded by the coding sequence ATGAAAGCTTTAAACAAATTGACCGCCCCAAAGGCAGTCGCTCCCGAGAGAATCATTCAGTTTGGCGAAGGCAACTTCCTGCGTGCATTTGTTGACTGGATTGTGAAAAACATGAACGACAAGACTGACTTCAACTCGTCAGTAGTAATCGTTCAGGGTACTCCCGATGCTTTCGTGATGCAGCTTCTTCAGGGTCAGGACTTCCTCTACCATGTCAATCTCCAGGGTCGTCTCGATGGCGAGGCTGTCAATTCGTTGGACCGTATCGACGTCATCAGCCGTGGTATCAGCCCCTTCACTCAGACTGACGCGTTCCTGGCTCTTGCCGACCAGCCTGAGATGCGCTTTGTGATATCCAATACCACCGAGGCAGGCATCGCTTACGATGACACCTGCAAACTCTCTGACCGTCCCGCATCATCATATCCCGGCAAGCTTACCCAGCTTCTCTATCGCCGTTACAAGACATTCAATGGAGCTGCCGACAAGGGCTTTATAATCATGCCTTGCGAGCTGATATTCGAGAACGGACATCACCTCAAAGATATCATCAACAAGTATATCGAGCTTTGGACGGATGATTTCGGTGCTGACTATGAGGGATTCAAGAACTGGTTCAATACCTACAATTATGTGTGTGCCACACTTGTTGACCGTATCGTTCCCGGATTCCCCCGCAAGGAGATCAACGAGATACAGGAGAAGCTCGGCTACAAGGATAATGTGGTAGTACAGGGTGAGGCATTCCACCTTTGGGTAATAGAGCGAGCCTCCAACATCTCACTCGAACAGCTTCGTGCAGAGTTCCCTGCTGATCGTGCCGGACTCCAGGTGCTCATCACCGATTCAGAGGCTCCTTATCACGAACGTAAGGTGACCCTTCTCAACGGTCCTCACACAGTGCTGTCACCTGTCGCTTACCTTAGCGGTGTAAATATCGTACGTGATGCCTGCAACCATCCTGTGATCGGCAAATACATCCACAAGGTACAGTTTGACGAGCTGATGCAGACCCTTAATCTCCCCATGGACGAACTTCAGAAGTTCGGCAGCGATGTGCTTGAGCGTTTCAACAATCCTTATGTTGACCATCAGGTTACTTCTATCATGCTCAATGCATTCCCCAAGTTCCAGACCCGCGACCTTCCCGGACTGAAGGTTTATCTTGAGCGTAAGGGTGAGCTTCCCAAGGGCATAGTGCTCGGCCTTGCAGCTCTCATTACCTATTATAAGGGTGGCAAGCGTGAGGACGGAGCTGAAATCGCACCTAAGGACGATCAGCGTATCATGGACCTGCTCACCGAGCTTTGGGCTACCGGCGACACCCGCAAGGTTGCCGAGGGAGTGCTTGCAGCCAAGGATCTTATCTGGGGTGAGGAGCATGGCGACCTCAACACAGTGCCCGGTCTCACAGATCTCGTTACAGAGTATCTTGACAAGATTCAGGCTAACGGTATGCTTGAGACCGTCAAGGAAGTCGTTGAAGCATAA
- a CDS encoding RagB/SusD family nutrient uptake outer membrane protein has product MKLHNILLAGLASISLASCSDYLDVDAPSKLPPEYVYTDKMEMNRALNGVYAALLSGNTYGSAFLEKFCYNTDVEFKIYENEFALPSAYQRFECDADASDIKKAWDALYQGVERANMLDYGIQHSDIYDENDKELMQMLGEVKVLRAIFYHDLIWYWGDVPYSLLPSYVVDNPVYDVAERHKILDDLIEDLKGIAPKMSLSSDNSFSDRAERISKDMCWAMIARLSMTAGGWYLKPDGNSYGKMDRLSNWKDYYKTAAEYCDSVVERTNHSLSKDYHQVFVDQCQLSASATNDDVIFEIPFGKESTGSIGYIHGPKMDNAQGATPHAWGKASGSAQLNALYRLFFKEGDVRRDYVNQWFSYNQLGEAKFNNGRTFYNGKWSKLWNASGLGATTEGNTGINFPYMRYADVLLMSAEAELGYTGNVTDKAKQRVEMVRARAYRGSDLSATVTETSPEDFLKAVLDERRLEFAGENMRWRDLVRNNLLGQSTYWTFLRYFNAAESNGQYADYVGTYDFNDPDAYSKKLVYAIYYQDNIPNRAPDAAFPNFPTAKAFPNQSGNMNVVYIVNPYSQPSEWNNGKPQDLKPNNKDKVARADFMNWFDSDLGCPTVHFCYSLRGYIYYDPRTSSILINRDGNYETAPEPSSFPSIDELPPVRYILPFPRSIITYSQGKYVNQYGYK; this is encoded by the coding sequence ATGAAACTTCACAATATACTTTTAGCCGGTCTCGCGAGTATATCGCTCGCATCCTGCTCCGACTATCTGGATGTAGACGCCCCCTCCAAGCTTCCGCCCGAGTATGTCTACACCGACAAGATGGAGATGAACCGTGCCCTCAACGGTGTTTATGCTGCACTTTTGAGCGGCAATACCTATGGTTCTGCGTTCCTTGAAAAGTTCTGTTATAACACAGATGTCGAGTTTAAGATATATGAAAATGAGTTCGCACTCCCATCGGCATATCAGCGTTTCGAATGTGATGCCGATGCAAGCGATATCAAGAAGGCATGGGATGCCTTGTACCAGGGTGTGGAGCGTGCCAATATGCTCGACTATGGAATACAGCATTCCGATATATATGACGAGAACGATAAGGAACTCATGCAGATGCTTGGTGAGGTGAAGGTGCTCCGTGCCATCTTCTATCATGATCTCATCTGGTACTGGGGTGATGTGCCCTATTCACTCCTGCCATCCTATGTGGTTGACAACCCTGTTTATGATGTGGCAGAGCGTCACAAGATTCTTGATGACCTGATCGAGGATCTCAAGGGTATCGCTCCCAAAATGTCTCTTTCGTCGGACAACTCTTTCAGCGACCGTGCCGAGCGTATCAGCAAGGATATGTGCTGGGCTATGATAGCACGTCTGTCAATGACAGCCGGCGGATGGTACCTGAAGCCTGACGGTAATTCGTATGGCAAAATGGACCGTTTGTCCAACTGGAAGGATTATTACAAGACCGCCGCAGAGTATTGCGACTCGGTAGTTGAGCGCACCAACCACTCTCTATCCAAGGACTACCATCAGGTGTTTGTCGACCAGTGCCAGCTTTCGGCAAGCGCGACCAACGATGATGTGATCTTCGAGATCCCCTTCGGCAAGGAGTCGACAGGCAGCATCGGCTACATACATGGCCCCAAGATGGACAATGCCCAGGGTGCCACACCTCATGCCTGGGGCAAGGCCTCGGGTTCGGCCCAGCTCAACGCTCTCTATCGTCTTTTCTTCAAGGAAGGTGATGTGCGCCGTGACTATGTGAACCAGTGGTTCAGCTACAACCAGCTCGGTGAGGCAAAGTTCAATAACGGCAGAACTTTCTACAACGGCAAGTGGTCGAAACTATGGAATGCATCCGGTCTCGGTGCCACAACCGAGGGCAACACCGGTATCAATTTCCCTTACATGCGTTATGCCGATGTGCTCCTTATGTCAGCCGAGGCTGAGTTGGGGTATACAGGAAATGTTACCGACAAGGCAAAGCAGCGTGTGGAGATGGTGCGTGCACGTGCTTATCGCGGCTCAGATCTGAGTGCTACCGTAACAGAGACCTCTCCCGAGGATTTCCTTAAGGCTGTGCTCGACGAACGTCGTCTGGAGTTTGCCGGAGAGAATATGCGCTGGCGTGACCTTGTGCGCAACAATCTCCTCGGACAGAGCACTTACTGGACATTCCTCCGCTATTTCAATGCTGCCGAGTCCAACGGTCAGTATGCCGACTATGTCGGTACTTATGACTTCAATGATCCGGACGCATATTCCAAGAAACTTGTGTATGCGATATATTATCAGGACAATATCCCCAACCGTGCGCCTGATGCAGCTTTCCCCAACTTCCCTACCGCCAAGGCTTTCCCCAATCAGTCAGGCAATATGAATGTGGTGTATATCGTAAATCCTTATTCTCAGCCTTCAGAGTGGAATAACGGCAAGCCCCAGGACCTGAAGCCAAACAACAAGGACAAGGTGGCACGTGCTGATTTCATGAACTGGTTTGACAGTGATCTCGGATGTCCTACCGTTCACTTCTGCTATTCTCTACGCGGTTACATCTATTATGATCCCCGCACTTCCTCAATCCTCATCAACCGTGACGGAAACTATGAGACAGCTCCTGAGCCCTCATCCTTCCCATCCATCGATGAGCTTCCCCCCGTGCGTTACATTCTGCCTTTCCCGCGTTCGATCATCACCTATTCGCAGGGTAAGTATGTCAACCAGTACGGATACAAGTAA
- a CDS encoding glycoside hydrolase family 88 protein, with product MKKICMMLAGLFLSWGSVAAITPDEAWRDVYPQIEKSISQPEFRAKDYKIFDYGKKSKTKGFLYTELINKVIDVCSREGGGRVVVPKGTWLTGPITIKDNVNLHLEEGATLLFTTDTTQYPVVRTRWEGMDCYNYQPLIYAIGAKNIALTGKGTVDGAADNSNWWGMSSKRGHDYTGPGTVATQKIGRPLLQEWNENGVPVEKRQMGPGYGMRPQLVNFVECKNVLIEDVTLLRSPFWVIHPLFCENLTVRGVHIQNEGPNGDGCDPESCKNVLIEDCFFDTGDDCIAIKSGRNRDGIEAATPTENVIVRNCRMKNGHGGIVVGSEISGGFSNLFAENCVMDSPDLDRVVRIKTNSCRGGVIENIFCRNIEVGQCNEAVLKINLIYERKEACDHSFPPVVQDVYLENISCKESKYGIVIEGYEDLCNIRNIEVKNCKWDGVKNGGNSINGLTKNVRIANTYINGKLVTENEPLSQRMALSEMKRCPESWMLDYHRGPKWTYSIGTELDAILNVADRYKDGDMAAYVLSYVDTLVNSDGSIKGYKMESYNIDNIKDGTLLLQAYDRTGEERYLTAAHTLWKQLASHPRTSEGGYWHKKIYPHQMWLDGLFMAEPFSAKYVNRFLSGKDKDEAWDHIADQFILVAKRTYDPKTGLYRHAWDESKEQRWADKQTGQAPHAWGRAMGWTFMALLDVLEEMPADHPKRPELVRIFKSFADGAVKTQDTRSGVWYQVLDQPGRDGNYLEGTASSMFVYGLLRGVRMGVLDKSYLNAALTGWNGLLKNLVRFDKDGSMSLTNCCAVAGLGGDKKYRDGSFEYYISEPIRDNDAKGVGPFINACLEMERL from the coding sequence ATGAAGAAAATCTGTATGATGCTTGCGGGGCTTTTCCTGAGTTGGGGGAGTGTGGCCGCCATCACTCCTGACGAGGCTTGGCGTGATGTGTACCCGCAGATTGAGAAGTCCATCAGTCAGCCTGAGTTCCGAGCCAAGGATTATAAGATCTTTGATTACGGAAAGAAGTCCAAGACTAAAGGTTTCCTTTACACCGAGCTTATCAATAAGGTGATTGATGTATGTTCCCGGGAAGGGGGCGGCAGGGTAGTGGTGCCCAAAGGCACATGGCTCACCGGTCCTATTACCATAAAGGACAATGTGAATCTTCATCTTGAGGAGGGTGCCACTCTTCTTTTCACCACCGATACCACTCAGTATCCTGTAGTGAGGACTCGTTGGGAGGGCATGGATTGCTATAATTATCAGCCTTTGATTTATGCGATAGGTGCCAAGAATATAGCCCTGACCGGTAAAGGCACTGTTGACGGAGCTGCCGACAATTCCAACTGGTGGGGTATGAGTTCGAAACGTGGGCATGATTATACAGGTCCCGGCACTGTCGCCACCCAGAAGATAGGCCGACCGCTGCTTCAGGAGTGGAATGAGAACGGAGTCCCTGTCGAGAAGCGTCAGATGGGCCCGGGTTATGGAATGCGTCCACAGCTTGTCAATTTCGTGGAGTGCAAGAACGTGCTTATCGAGGATGTCACGCTGTTGCGTTCTCCGTTCTGGGTGATTCATCCGCTTTTCTGTGAGAATCTCACTGTGCGCGGCGTGCATATACAGAACGAAGGTCCCAATGGCGACGGATGCGATCCTGAGAGCTGTAAGAACGTGCTTATCGAGGACTGTTTCTTCGATACAGGTGACGATTGCATTGCCATAAAGAGCGGTCGTAACCGCGACGGTATAGAGGCGGCTACACCTACCGAGAATGTGATAGTGCGTAATTGCCGTATGAAGAACGGTCACGGTGGCATAGTCGTGGGTTCGGAGATATCGGGTGGATTCTCGAATCTCTTTGCCGAGAACTGTGTGATGGATTCGCCCGATCTCGACAGGGTGGTGCGCATCAAGACCAACTCTTGTCGCGGAGGTGTGATCGAGAACATATTCTGCCGCAACATAGAGGTGGGACAGTGCAACGAAGCTGTGCTTAAGATCAATCTCATCTATGAGCGTAAAGAGGCATGTGACCACAGTTTCCCGCCGGTAGTGCAGGATGTGTATCTGGAGAATATCTCGTGCAAGGAGAGTAAATACGGTATTGTCATCGAGGGCTATGAGGACCTTTGCAACATCCGCAATATAGAGGTCAAGAACTGCAAGTGGGATGGCGTGAAGAATGGCGGAAACTCTATAAACGGTCTCACCAAGAATGTCCGCATCGCCAACACGTATATCAACGGCAAACTTGTCACCGAGAATGAGCCCCTTTCGCAGCGTATGGCTCTCTCGGAGATGAAGCGTTGTCCGGAAAGCTGGATGCTTGATTATCACAGGGGGCCGAAATGGACCTATTCGATAGGCACAGAGCTCGACGCTATACTAAATGTGGCTGACAGATATAAGGATGGCGATATGGCAGCCTATGTGCTCAGTTATGTGGACACTCTCGTTAACAGTGACGGTTCCATAAAGGGATACAAGATGGAGTCGTACAATATCGATAATATCAAGGACGGAACATTGCTGCTACAGGCTTACGACCGCACAGGTGAAGAGCGTTATCTCACAGCCGCTCACACTTTGTGGAAGCAGCTTGCATCCCATCCGCGCACAAGCGAGGGTGGATATTGGCATAAGAAGATCTATCCGCATCAGATGTGGCTCGACGGACTGTTCATGGCAGAGCCGTTCAGTGCGAAATATGTCAACCGATTCCTCTCCGGGAAGGATAAGGATGAGGCATGGGACCATATAGCAGACCAGTTTATCCTCGTTGCCAAGCGCACATATGATCCCAAGACAGGCCTTTACCGCCATGCCTGGGATGAGAGCAAGGAGCAGCGTTGGGCCGACAAGCAGACCGGGCAGGCTCCTCATGCATGGGGACGTGCCATGGGCTGGACATTCATGGCTCTTCTTGATGTTCTTGAAGAGATGCCGGCCGACCATCCCAAACGCCCTGAACTTGTGAGGATATTCAAGTCGTTTGCCGATGGTGCAGTGAAGACTCAGGACACAAGGAGCGGAGTGTGGTATCAGGTGCTTGACCAGCCGGGAAGAGATGGTAATTACCTTGAGGGCACAGCCAGCTCGATGTTTGTCTACGGACTGTTGCGCGGAGTGCGTATGGGTGTGCTCGACAAGAGCTATCTTAATGCCGCGCTCACAGGCTGGAACGGACTTCTAAAGAATCTTGTGCGTTTCGATAAGGATGGCTCGATGTCGCTGACCAACTGTTGTGCCGTAGCCGGGCTTGGAGGAGACAAGAAATATCGTGACGGCTCGTTTGAGTATTATATCTCAGAACCTATACGCGATAATGACGCCAAGGGCGTGGGCCCGTTCATAAATGCTTGCCTTGAGATGGAAAGGCTGTAA
- a CDS encoding pectinesterase family protein yields MIMKIKLFSLLAVILAGCFTANAADDKWKHDIYVNQDGTGDYTTITDALEGVRAYMEYTVTVHIANGVYKEKIVIPSWLKNVVFEGESADGVVITNDHHANIDKMGTFRTYTVKVDGSDITFRNLTIENNAPQLGQAVALHTEGDRLHFENCRLLGNQDTLFTGGKNARLYFGNCYIEGTTDFIFGPATAFFSKCQIHSKRNSYITAASTPEDVEVGYVFDSCKLTSEPDVTKVYLGRPWRPYAHTVFINCDMGKHILPIGWHNWGKESNEKTSRYGEYGSKGPGAQGERAAWAKNPDSAEVKALLDLNKVFSNTTTWNPLEK; encoded by the coding sequence ATGATCATGAAAATAAAATTATTCTCGCTTCTTGCGGTCATACTTGCAGGGTGCTTCACCGCCAACGCGGCAGACGACAAATGGAAGCATGATATATATGTCAATCAGGATGGTACAGGTGACTACACCACCATTACCGATGCGCTCGAAGGGGTGAGGGCATATATGGAATACACTGTCACAGTGCATATAGCCAACGGTGTGTATAAAGAGAAGATTGTAATCCCTTCGTGGCTTAAGAATGTGGTGTTCGAAGGTGAGAGTGCCGACGGTGTGGTGATCACAAATGACCATCACGCTAATATCGACAAGATGGGCACATTCCGTACTTACACTGTCAAGGTGGACGGATCGGACATAACTTTCCGAAATCTTACCATAGAGAACAATGCTCCGCAGCTCGGACAGGCTGTGGCATTGCACACCGAGGGAGACCGTCTGCATTTTGAGAACTGCCGTCTGCTTGGCAATCAGGACACCCTTTTTACCGGAGGCAAAAATGCCCGGCTCTATTTCGGAAATTGCTATATAGAGGGCACAACCGACTTTATTTTCGGTCCGGCCACCGCTTTCTTCAGTAAATGTCAGATACACTCTAAGCGTAACAGCTACATCACTGCGGCATCGACACCCGAGGATGTGGAAGTGGGATATGTGTTTGACAGTTGCAAGCTCACGTCGGAACCTGATGTGACCAAGGTCTATCTCGGTCGTCCATGGCGTCCGTATGCCCACACTGTGTTCATTAATTGCGATATGGGCAAACACATACTCCCGATAGGGTGGCACAACTGGGGCAAGGAGTCAAATGAAAAGACATCACGTTACGGAGAATATGGATCGAAAGGACCCGGCGCACAGGGTGAGCGTGCGGCTTGGGCAAAGAATCCCGATTCTGCGGAGGTAAAGGCTCTGCTTGACCTGAATAAAGTGTTCTCCAATACCACAACCTGGAATCCGTTAGAAAAATAG